Proteins encoded by one window of Bacillus rossius redtenbacheri isolate Brsri chromosome 3, Brsri_v3, whole genome shotgun sequence:
- the LOC134530681 gene encoding large ribosomal subunit protein mL40, producing the protein MNFRLISSVTRLHVSSLLPRNFMTNSSPLFFKTTECMFAEPLKKKKRLDPAIIKHREERKRKKLEKQIRRLERNARQLKPIDELEVPLKLIDQKEQRTRVLPPLSDSELEERVLLEKEWCRYKLSQRLKDLQIIDRLLFSQQKALSELRRESEELYQAAIQIDPSLIPFKAKGPVRTPPIKGYDSPDGEYVDVSKKWE; encoded by the exons atGAACTTTCGACTTATTTCATCTGTAACAAG ATTACATGTCAGCTCATTATTACCGAGGAATTTTATGACAAATTCAAGTCCATTGTTCTTCAAAACTACAGAGTGTATGTT TGCTGAACCACTCAAGAAGAAGAAAAGACTTGATCCAGCAATAATAAAGCACAGAGAGGAGCGAAAGCGTAAGAAGTTAGAAAAGCAGATACGACGGCTCGAGAGAAACGCAAGGCAGTTGAAGCCTATCGATGAATTGGAAGTGCCTCTGAAACTCATAGACCAGAAGGA GCAACGCACCAGAGTGCTCCCCCCGCTGTCGGACTCGGAGCTGGAGGAGAGGGTGCTGCTGGAGAAGGAGTGGTGTCGGTACAAGCTGTCGCAGCGCTTGAAGGACCTGCAGATAATAGACAGGCTCCTGTTCAGTCAACAGAAGGCTTTGAGTGAGCTGCGCAGGGAATCTGAAGAGCTGTATCAGGCAGCAATCCAG ATCGACCCAAGTTTGATTCCATTCAAGGCGAAGGGTCCAGTGAGAACTCCTCCTATCAAAGGATATGACAGCCCAGATGGAGAATATGTTGATGTGTCAAAGAAATGGGAATAA